A stretch of the Teretinema zuelzerae genome encodes the following:
- the nth gene encoding endonuclease III encodes MKKASSVPENDDGGFHRLNPDEIHRVFELLSAGNPAPETELESTNAYTLLVAVVLSAQMTDKGVNRATGPLFERVSTPAQMLELGEDGLKEYIKSVNLYPTKARHIIAMSRMLEDNFGGTVPGDRASLESLPGVGRKTANVVLNVVFGEAAMPVDTHLLRLAPRLGLSSAATPRGVEDDLMRIIPAAWIRHAHHWLLLHGRYVCVARKPKCAECVLSVLCPRNGL; translated from the coding sequence ATGAAGAAAGCTTCCTCTGTCCCCGAGAACGACGACGGCGGGTTTCATAGACTCAATCCGGACGAGATACATCGGGTTTTTGAGCTCCTCTCCGCCGGGAATCCAGCGCCTGAAACAGAACTGGAGAGCACGAACGCGTATACGCTTCTGGTCGCGGTGGTTCTTTCCGCGCAGATGACGGATAAAGGCGTGAACCGCGCGACCGGGCCGCTGTTCGAACGCGTGTCGACGCCGGCGCAGATGCTCGAGCTCGGCGAGGATGGATTGAAGGAATACATCAAATCCGTGAATCTCTATCCGACGAAGGCGCGCCATATCATAGCTATGAGCCGAATGCTCGAAGATAACTTCGGCGGAACGGTTCCCGGGGACAGAGCATCGCTTGAAAGCCTCCCCGGAGTCGGCCGGAAAACGGCGAATGTCGTGCTGAACGTCGTATTCGGAGAGGCTGCGATGCCGGTCGACACGCATCTGCTCCGTTTGGCCCCGCGTTTGGGCTTAAGCTCCGCCGCGACTCCCCGCGGAGTCGAGGACGACCTGATGCGAATAATTCCCGCAGCCTGGATCCGGCATGCCCACCACTGGCTCTTGCTCCACGGAAGATACGTGTGCGTAGCGCGGAAGCCGAAATGCGCCGAGTGCGTGCTTTCCGTGCTCTGTCCCCGAAACGGGCTCTGA
- a CDS encoding alpha-hydroxy-acid oxidizing protein → MIREPGSKCHFCPTCDGRGCVSELPGMGGVFENANFIDNCAAWRSAAYSVLPGLSSGSAELPRLRLAPITGALQNIGYHDEREYYFEMIEGCLDAGLALSIGDGYPDEKLKYGIEALAARSLKGAVFVKPYPNERILERMEWAANVSEIVGVDIDSYAIVTMRNLVNLQEKSAADLKELMKAASVPFAVKGVFKRSDLELIRELRPDIVVVSNHGGRVETDRGSTAAFLSAHGAELARHCGEVWVDGGIRTARDARIAKSLGAAEVLIGRPLITALLKSGPSGIADWLANFTQGN, encoded by the coding sequence ATGATTCGAGAACCCGGTTCAAAATGCCATTTTTGCCCTACGTGCGACGGACGCGGCTGCGTCTCCGAGCTGCCCGGAATGGGCGGCGTATTCGAAAACGCCAACTTTATCGATAATTGCGCGGCCTGGCGCTCTGCAGCGTATTCGGTATTGCCCGGCCTGTCCTCCGGTTCGGCAGAACTTCCACGGCTCAGGCTCGCGCCCATCACCGGAGCCCTGCAGAATATCGGCTATCACGACGAGCGCGAGTACTACTTCGAAATGATAGAAGGATGCCTCGACGCGGGCCTTGCCCTTTCTATCGGCGACGGCTATCCCGACGAAAAGCTGAAATACGGAATCGAGGCTTTGGCCGCGCGTTCGCTCAAGGGCGCCGTGTTCGTCAAGCCGTATCCGAACGAAAGAATTCTTGAACGCATGGAGTGGGCGGCGAACGTGTCGGAGATCGTCGGCGTCGACATCGATTCCTACGCCATAGTCACGATGCGGAACCTGGTGAACCTGCAGGAAAAAAGCGCCGCGGACTTGAAAGAGCTGATGAAGGCGGCTTCCGTTCCCTTCGCTGTGAAGGGCGTGTTCAAAAGATCGGACCTCGAATTGATCCGCGAACTACGTCCCGACATCGTCGTCGTGTCGAACCACGGCGGCCGGGTTGAAACAGACCGCGGCTCGACGGCCGCTTTCCTGTCCGCGCACGGCGCTGAGCTTGCCCGCCATTGCGGAGAAGTGTGGGTGGACGGCGGAATCCGCACCGCCCGGGACGCCCGTATCGCGAAATCCCTCGGCGCCGCGGAAGTGCTGATCGGCCGGCCGCTCATCACCGCCCTGCTCAAGTCCGGCCCGTCCGGCATCGCCGATTGGCTTGCGAATTTTACGCAGGGGAACTGA
- a CDS encoding AGE family epimerase/isomerase has protein sequence MRSADVTLSPLYSRLENLSTSAREELAGNILPFWPKHGRDLPSKGFFGSLRYGNEGDAAEPRSVVMTARHLWTYSAASRVLNDSSWMDTADYAYAALTDNFVDRKHGGVFWSVYADGSPCVEKKQIYGEAFALYAFSEYARALAEVRKDGEAAAAAFDHARAVWTLLETHARDRSGGGYVEARARDWSATTDLKLSGKDIDCAKSMNTNLHVVEAYTSFYRTLSIAFPDDIDLLSRVAASLATLVRATTEKIIGSDGHLDLYFTQDWKPIGDIVSFGHDIEASWLLWEAACELKNAALKNGIREAVLRLAEISLAEGVSDASGALDNEIHGGRRDSTRVWWCQAEAVVGFFNAWQISSDERFLDAAEKTWNWIMTRQKDAEGGDWHASVAPDGRPLFSELKGGNWKTGYHNGRCCMELIERAAHSGAAAMRGQSKESES, from the coding sequence ATGCGATCGGCTGATGTTACTCTGTCCCCGCTGTATTCGCGGCTGGAAAACCTTTCAACGTCCGCGCGGGAGGAACTGGCCGGCAATATACTCCCGTTCTGGCCGAAGCACGGGCGGGATCTGCCTTCAAAGGGCTTCTTCGGAAGTCTTCGGTACGGTAACGAAGGCGACGCCGCGGAACCGCGCTCCGTCGTGATGACTGCCCGCCATCTCTGGACGTATAGCGCCGCCTCCCGCGTCCTGAACGATTCATCCTGGATGGATACGGCGGATTACGCGTACGCCGCGCTTACGGACAATTTCGTCGATAGAAAGCACGGCGGCGTTTTCTGGTCTGTGTATGCCGACGGCAGCCCGTGCGTAGAAAAAAAGCAAATATACGGAGAAGCTTTCGCGCTCTACGCTTTTTCCGAATATGCGCGCGCGCTCGCCGAGGTACGGAAAGACGGCGAGGCGGCAGCTGCCGCTTTCGATCATGCCCGCGCCGTCTGGACTCTTCTGGAAACACATGCGCGGGACCGTTCCGGCGGCGGCTACGTCGAAGCGCGAGCGCGGGACTGGTCTGCCACGACTGATTTGAAACTATCCGGGAAGGACATAGATTGCGCGAAGTCCATGAATACAAATCTTCATGTCGTTGAAGCGTATACGTCGTTTTATCGGACTCTTTCCATCGCGTTTCCGGATGATATCGATCTTCTTTCTCGGGTCGCCGCGTCTCTTGCCACCCTCGTTCGGGCGACGACAGAAAAAATCATCGGTTCTGACGGGCATCTCGACCTCTATTTTACGCAAGACTGGAAGCCGATAGGCGATATCGTGTCGTTCGGCCACGATATCGAAGCCAGCTGGCTGTTATGGGAGGCCGCTTGCGAGTTGAAGAACGCTGCTTTGAAAAACGGAATACGCGAGGCGGTTCTGCGCCTGGCGGAGATTTCGCTGGCGGAGGGCGTTTCCGACGCGTCGGGCGCCCTTGATAACGAGATCCACGGCGGACGGCGGGATTCGACCCGGGTATGGTGGTGCCAGGCTGAAGCCGTCGTCGGTTTTTTCAACGCATGGCAAATCTCCTCGGACGAACGTTTTCTGGATGCAGCCGAAAAAACATGGAATTGGATTATGACTCGCCAAAAAGATGCCGAGGGCGGCGATTGGCACGCCTCGGTCGCTCCCGACGGACGGCCGCTTTTCAGCGAATTAAAGGGCGGAAACTGGAAAACCGGCTATCATAACGGACGATGCTGCATGGAATTAATCGAGCGCGCCGCCCATTCAGGCGCGGCCGCGATGCGGGGACAGAGCAAGGAGAGTGAATCATGA
- a CDS encoding glycoside hydrolase family 130 protein → MMLSNFADRLAMLEAGHRALVEQPNEPVLPGNGIYVRYKNPVVTAAHAPLSWRYDLNPETNPYLMERMGINAAFNSGAIKLQDRYCLVVRVEGMDRKSFFAVAESPNGIDSFRFAEYPVELPQTDNPDVNVYDMRLTAHEDGWIYGLFCTERKDPAAPKGDTSSAVAAAGIVRTKDLKTWIRLPDLKTASPQQRNVVLHPEFVDGLYLLYTRPQDGFIETGSGGGICAGLSETMDGAVLMTETLLDEKTYHTIKELKNGAGAVPIKTSKGWLHVAHGVRNTAAGLRYVVYAFMTSLEDPFKVIARPGGYLIAPEGGERIGDVSNVVFVNGAIAEADGRLLIYYASSDTRLHVAESTVDRLVDYCLNTPEDPLTSQGSVAQRVALISRNSRL, encoded by the coding sequence ATGATGTTGAGCAATTTTGCAGACAGGCTCGCGATGCTGGAAGCTGGACACCGGGCCCTGGTCGAGCAGCCGAACGAGCCGGTCCTTCCGGGAAACGGCATTTATGTGCGGTATAAAAATCCCGTGGTAACCGCGGCCCACGCGCCGCTGTCCTGGCGGTACGATCTCAATCCGGAGACGAACCCCTATTTGATGGAGCGCATGGGAATAAACGCGGCCTTCAACTCGGGAGCGATAAAGCTTCAGGATCGCTACTGCCTGGTGGTTCGTGTCGAGGGCATGGATAGGAAGAGCTTCTTCGCGGTAGCGGAAAGCCCGAACGGCATAGATTCCTTCAGGTTCGCCGAGTATCCGGTCGAGCTTCCGCAAACCGACAATCCCGATGTGAACGTCTACGACATGCGCCTTACCGCCCATGAAGACGGCTGGATATACGGCCTCTTCTGCACGGAGCGCAAGGATCCCGCCGCGCCGAAGGGAGACACTTCAAGCGCTGTCGCCGCTGCCGGCATCGTGAGGACGAAGGATCTGAAAACCTGGATACGTCTGCCTGATTTGAAAACGGCGTCTCCTCAGCAACGTAACGTCGTGCTTCATCCCGAATTCGTCGATGGGCTCTATCTGCTCTATACCCGTCCTCAGGACGGTTTTATAGAAACCGGCTCAGGCGGCGGCATTTGCGCGGGCTTGAGCGAAACCATGGACGGAGCTGTTTTAATGACCGAGACTCTGCTCGATGAAAAGACGTATCACACGATCAAGGAATTGAAAAACGGCGCGGGCGCGGTGCCCATCAAAACCTCTAAGGGCTGGCTGCATGTCGCCCACGGAGTGAGAAACACCGCCGCCGGCCTCCGCTACGTCGTGTACGCCTTTATGACGTCCCTGGAGGATCCTTTCAAGGTAATCGCGCGTCCCGGCGGCTACCTCATAGCGCCCGAGGGCGGAGAGCGCATAGGCGACGTGTCGAACGTCGTATTCGTAAACGGAGCGATAGCCGAGGCGGACGGGCGACTGCTGATCTATTACGCCTCGTCGGATACCCGCCTCCATGTCGCAGAATCCACCGTAGACCGTCTGGTCGATTACTGCTTGAACACGCCGGAAGATCCGCTTACCTCGCAGGGCTCGGTTGCCCAGCGCGTCGCTTTGATATCCCGGAATTCGCGCCTCTAG
- a CDS encoding LiaF transmembrane domain-containing protein: MRKDIGTIIVGLLFLGAGIAIGGGMLGYFDFTINFAGWWTLFLIVPALLAIVQGGVNAGNIILLAVGGILLLDAQRMLPPNFSWRLMIPVVLLAVGFQLLFGGRLKHYDWDGMEWKQSRGKAAGSASDGDEGKTDSADAKSSDEAEGSRAKTNSKSHAGRESGGGLFTESSKPNSSYKTASVLFAGQDIRYGDEDFTGAAYSAVFGGLTIDMRRVVLAGDVVINVTAIFGGIELMLPDNVRLVTHVTPILGGTECKYPSSRDPNSPRVIVNGTASFGGIEIK; this comes from the coding sequence ATGAGAAAGGATATAGGAACCATTATAGTCGGATTGCTCTTTTTGGGAGCGGGAATCGCCATCGGCGGCGGAATGCTGGGATATTTCGATTTTACCATCAATTTCGCCGGCTGGTGGACGCTGTTCCTGATAGTCCCGGCCCTTCTGGCAATCGTGCAGGGCGGTGTAAACGCCGGAAACATTATTCTGCTCGCTGTCGGCGGCATTCTGCTCCTCGACGCGCAGCGCATGCTTCCTCCCAATTTCAGCTGGCGACTCATGATTCCGGTCGTCCTTCTGGCAGTCGGTTTCCAGCTCCTGTTCGGAGGCCGGCTCAAACACTACGACTGGGACGGGATGGAATGGAAGCAAAGCCGGGGAAAGGCCGCGGGAAGCGCCTCTGACGGAGACGAGGGCAAAACTGACAGCGCAGATGCGAAGAGTTCAGACGAAGCCGAAGGCAGCCGGGCGAAGACAAATTCAAAGTCGCACGCCGGCAGGGAAAGCGGCGGCGGCCTTTTTACGGAATCGTCGAAGCCGAACAGCAGCTATAAAACTGCTTCGGTCCTGTTCGCGGGCCAGGACATCCGCTACGGCGACGAGGACTTCACCGGAGCCGCGTATTCGGCCGTCTTCGGCGGACTGACGATAGACATGCGCCGGGTCGTGCTCGCCGGAGACGTCGTAATAAACGTAACGGCGATTTTCGGCGGAATCGAGCTGATGCTTCCGGACAACGTACGCCTCGTAACCCACGTCACCCCGATTCTCGGCGGAACGGAATGCAAATATCCCTCGTCCCGCGACCCTAACTCGCCGCGCGTCATCGTCAACGGAACGGCATCCTTCGGCGGAATCGAAATCAAGTAA
- a CDS encoding DNA adenine methylase — protein MNTEAPDAQENPRYLSEQVITYIGNKRALLPFIDEAVRKIRSELGGRKLSCFDAFSGSGIVSRYFKKHASHIIANDLELYSKIINTCYLTNRPDAEKLGLKEQYRDLTKKLAENRFIPGIISELYAPGSEDAIHRGERVFYTKRNALYLDTARTLIDEYPEEIRPFFLAPLLSEASIHANTAGVFKGFYKNRHTGIGQFGGHKGDALNRITGNIVLEYPVFSDFEGNFQVLQEDALAAACSVPETDLAYLDPPYNQHPYGSNYFMLNVLARNERPEKISPISGIPSNWNRSPYNRRKEAPAELRKLIERIRAKYVLVSFNSEGFVSREEMEEILSAEGSVETLETRYNAFRGSRNLQNRSKHVTEFLYILKKN, from the coding sequence ATGAATACAGAAGCGCCGGACGCACAGGAAAACCCCCGATATCTTTCGGAACAAGTAATCACCTATATCGGGAACAAGCGGGCCCTTCTGCCCTTCATCGACGAAGCGGTGCGGAAAATCAGGAGCGAACTGGGCGGGCGGAAGCTCTCGTGCTTCGACGCGTTTTCAGGCTCGGGCATCGTCTCCCGCTATTTTAAAAAACACGCCTCTCATATCATCGCGAACGATCTTGAACTCTATTCGAAAATCATAAACACCTGTTATCTGACCAATCGCCCGGATGCGGAAAAACTGGGACTCAAGGAGCAGTACCGGGATCTGACGAAAAAACTGGCGGAAAACCGTTTTATTCCGGGAATTATTTCAGAACTCTACGCGCCCGGCAGCGAAGACGCGATTCATCGGGGAGAACGCGTTTTTTACACAAAAAGGAACGCATTGTACCTGGACACCGCCAGGACGCTGATAGACGAATACCCGGAGGAAATCCGCCCGTTTTTTCTCGCTCCCCTGTTGTCGGAAGCCTCGATTCATGCGAACACCGCGGGTGTTTTCAAGGGATTTTACAAAAACAGGCATACGGGAATCGGACAATTCGGGGGCCATAAGGGAGACGCGTTGAACAGAATCACCGGAAACATCGTTCTGGAATACCCGGTCTTCAGCGATTTCGAGGGAAACTTTCAGGTGCTCCAGGAAGACGCGCTCGCGGCCGCGTGCTCTGTCCCCGAAACGGATCTCGCATATCTCGATCCTCCGTACAACCAGCACCCCTACGGATCGAACTATTTCATGCTGAATGTTCTTGCCCGCAACGAACGTCCGGAAAAAATATCCCCGATTTCAGGAATCCCTTCAAACTGGAACCGCTCGCCATACAATAGAAGAAAGGAAGCTCCCGCCGAATTGCGGAAACTGATCGAACGGATCCGGGCAAAATACGTGCTGGTATCCTTCAATTCGGAGGGCTTCGTCTCGCGGGAGGAAATGGAAGAAATTCTATCCGCTGAAGGCTCGGTGGAAACGCTCGAAACGCGGTATAACGCCTTCAGGGGAAGCAGAAACCTGCAGAACAGAAGCAAGCATGTCACCGAATTCCTCTATATCCTGAAAAAAAACTGA
- a CDS encoding glycoside hydrolase family 130 protein, with product MHSSLLIHGSSLPSIPWEERPEGDSSVLWRYSQNPVIGRDAAADTNSIFNSAVVPFRDGFAGVFRCDDTCRRMNIRVGFSKDGISWRIADSPIDFIKASLDIPDSEYKYDPRVVFVEDRYWIVWCNGYHGASIGMGYTFDFETFQQIENPLMPYNRNGVLFPRKIGNNYALLSRPSDSGHTPFGDIFYSESPDMTYWGKHRHVMSPLGSQSLWQSTKIGAGPAPIETKEGWLLFYHGVLNSCNGFVYSFSAALLDLDQPWKVIARARPYLISPQKTYECVGDVPNVAFPCAALTDSDTDRVAVYYGCADTSTGLVFGRIGEIIDFVKQNNAIG from the coding sequence ATGCATTCGTCACTTTTAATACACGGGTCGTCTCTGCCATCGATTCCCTGGGAAGAACGTCCTGAGGGGGACTCTTCCGTTTTATGGAGGTATTCACAAAATCCGGTGATCGGGCGCGACGCCGCGGCTGACACGAACAGCATTTTCAACAGCGCGGTCGTTCCCTTCAGGGACGGTTTCGCGGGAGTTTTCCGCTGCGACGATACGTGCCGCCGGATGAATATCCGCGTCGGCTTCAGCAAAGACGGCATTTCATGGAGGATCGCCGATTCCCCGATTGACTTTATCAAAGCGTCTCTCGATATTCCGGACTCGGAATATAAATACGATCCCCGCGTTGTGTTCGTCGAGGATCGGTATTGGATCGTATGGTGCAACGGATATCACGGCGCGAGCATCGGCATGGGCTACACCTTCGATTTTGAAACCTTCCAGCAGATAGAGAATCCTCTGATGCCCTACAACCGGAACGGAGTCCTCTTTCCCCGAAAGATCGGAAATAATTACGCGTTGTTGAGCCGGCCGAGCGATTCGGGGCATACGCCCTTCGGCGATATTTTTTATTCTGAAAGTCCCGACATGACATATTGGGGAAAACATCGCCATGTGATGTCTCCTCTGGGAAGCCAGAGCCTGTGGCAGAGCACCAAAATCGGTGCGGGCCCGGCTCCTATCGAAACGAAGGAAGGCTGGCTCCTTTTCTATCACGGCGTATTGAACAGCTGCAACGGATTCGTCTATTCGTTCAGCGCTGCTCTGCTTGACCTCGATCAGCCATGGAAGGTGATCGCCCGCGCGCGGCCCTATCTCATTTCCCCCCAGAAGACGTATGAATGCGTCGGAGACGTGCCGAACGTCGCGTTCCCCTGCGCGGCCCTGACGGATTCGGACACCGACAGGGTGGCCGTTTATTACGGCTGCGCCGACACCTCGACCGGGCTGGTCTTTGGACGGATCGGCGAAATCATCGACTTCGTGAAGCAGAACAATGCGATCGGCTGA
- a CDS encoding ABC-F family ATP-binding cassette domain-containing protein encodes MNLLSVSKLTRMGREAPLFVDVTFGLDEGEKAALIGRNGSGKSTLLRCIAGVIPPDSGSIVVNKEAGVSFLPQNPEFEPGDTIRAHIYKSDSPKLKIIREYEDACELLSRAGQTSPSERVRRELERLTHEMDSKDLWNYENSIRSILTTLGITNLELKMGTLSGGMAKKVSLAQVLIEDTKVLLLDEPTNHLDITTIAWLEEHLRTTPRSVLMVTHDRYFLDSICTSIREIDRKTVTLYEGNFSKYLEKKAIAEEIAANTDARIESVLRTEREWLLRGPQARGTKAKARIDSIHRMINREKFAQDKGFAFEVTGRRLGGKILEVEGISKAWPVPGGTKTVIRDFSYQFKKGERIGVFGDNGSGKTTLLNILMGEVEADGGRRSAGDNTVFGYYRQNPEFPDLNMTVLEYIKEKAEVITRSDGTELTASKMLEQFGFEGRVQYSPLLSLSGGERKRVYLVRLLMSNPNFLVLDEPTNDFDIYTMSVLESFLEGFGGCLLVVSHDRYFMDRVVDTLFILEDDGSISGFVGTCSEYLVVRENERQSAAEEAKEAAAKNASKAGTEEAAKNAAQPKKKKRSFREAQEYAEIENVIEKLEERKTELENKLSSGSSDHRLLAEISEQLTATGTELEEKILRWEYLSSLE; translated from the coding sequence ATGAATCTTCTTTCCGTCAGCAAGCTCACCCGCATGGGCCGCGAAGCCCCCCTGTTCGTAGACGTAACCTTCGGCCTTGACGAAGGCGAAAAAGCCGCCCTTATCGGACGTAATGGATCCGGAAAAAGCACCCTGCTTCGGTGCATCGCGGGCGTCATCCCCCCGGACTCGGGCTCGATCGTCGTCAACAAGGAAGCCGGCGTCTCATTCCTTCCGCAAAATCCCGAATTCGAGCCCGGCGACACCATACGGGCGCACATCTATAAATCCGACAGCCCCAAGCTCAAAATCATCCGCGAGTACGAAGACGCCTGCGAGCTGCTCTCCCGAGCGGGCCAAACATCGCCCTCGGAGCGCGTCCGGCGCGAGCTCGAACGGCTCACCCATGAAATGGATTCGAAGGACCTGTGGAATTACGAAAACTCCATCCGCTCCATCCTGACCACGCTCGGGATCACGAACCTCGAATTGAAGATGGGAACCCTTTCCGGCGGCATGGCGAAAAAAGTGTCGCTCGCCCAGGTTCTTATCGAAGACACCAAGGTCCTCCTTCTGGACGAACCGACGAACCATCTGGACATCACCACCATCGCCTGGCTCGAAGAACACCTGCGAACCACGCCGCGCAGCGTCCTCATGGTGACTCACGACCGCTACTTTCTGGACTCGATTTGCACTTCCATCAGGGAAATAGACAGAAAAACGGTAACGCTCTACGAAGGGAATTTCTCGAAATATCTCGAAAAAAAGGCTATCGCGGAAGAGATAGCCGCCAATACCGACGCCAGAATCGAGAGCGTCCTGCGCACAGAGCGCGAATGGCTTCTCCGCGGACCGCAAGCTCGGGGAACCAAGGCAAAGGCGCGCATCGACTCCATTCATCGAATGATCAACCGCGAAAAGTTCGCCCAGGACAAGGGCTTCGCCTTCGAAGTCACCGGACGGCGGCTGGGCGGAAAAATCCTCGAAGTCGAAGGCATTTCCAAAGCCTGGCCCGTGCCCGGCGGAACAAAAACGGTCATCAGGGATTTTTCCTATCAGTTTAAGAAGGGCGAACGAATAGGCGTATTCGGAGACAACGGTTCCGGCAAAACAACCCTTCTCAATATCCTGATGGGCGAGGTCGAAGCCGACGGTGGACGGAGGTCGGCGGGCGACAACACCGTATTCGGCTATTACCGGCAGAATCCGGAGTTTCCTGACTTGAACATGACCGTGCTCGAGTACATCAAGGAAAAAGCCGAGGTCATCACCCGCTCGGACGGCACCGAGCTTACCGCCTCGAAAATGCTCGAGCAATTCGGCTTCGAAGGCCGCGTCCAGTACTCTCCCCTGCTCAGCCTCTCCGGCGGCGAACGGAAGCGGGTGTATCTCGTGCGCCTGCTGATGTCAAATCCGAACTTTCTCGTGCTGGACGAACCGACAAACGATTTCGACATTTATACGATGAGCGTCCTCGAATCCTTCCTGGAAGGCTTCGGGGGCTGCCTGCTGGTCGTCTCCCACGACCGGTATTTCATGGACCGCGTAGTGGACACGCTTTTTATCCTGGAAGACGACGGATCGATCTCGGGATTCGTCGGCACCTGCTCCGAATATCTCGTTGTCAGGGAAAACGAGCGCCAGAGCGCGGCGGAAGAGGCAAAGGAAGCGGCCGCGAAAAACGCGTCGAAAGCGGGGACAGAGGAAGCGGCGAAAAACGCGGCTCAGCCAAAGAAAAAGAAACGAAGCTTCCGCGAAGCCCAGGAATACGCAGAGATAGAAAACGTCATAGAAAAACTGGAAGAACGGAAAACCGAGCTGGAAAACAAGCTTTCATCGGGAAGCTCGGATCATCGCCTATTGGCTGAAATAAGCGAACAACTTACCGCAACGGGGACAGAGCTGGAGGAAAAAATCCTCCGCTGGGAATATCTTTCGAGCCTGGAATGA
- a CDS encoding metallophosphoesterase family protein, whose amino-acid sequence MKILLVSDIHANLPALQAVLDGAGFFSGLVCLGDTTGYGPDAASCLAELRNLEKTLEFSVILSGNHDALLSGHLSSSWFNPHALRGVKDTARTLDQDAKRWVSGLPSSKKIFPGVYVSHGSPLEPLTGYLWGGIETAEVFKWMEAEKLTLCFCGHTHEAAVFSDYLPPGVLHPVPGRVVKADGERKIVNPGSVGFPRSFNGLNEVPALESWPAYYALWDTESQEVEFREAVYDRRGVESRMP is encoded by the coding sequence ATGAAAATTCTTCTGGTATCCGATATTCACGCGAATCTTCCCGCGTTACAGGCAGTTCTCGACGGAGCGGGCTTTTTTTCGGGCCTCGTATGCCTGGGAGACACGACCGGGTACGGGCCGGATGCCGCCTCATGCCTGGCCGAACTCAGGAACCTGGAGAAAACGCTCGAGTTTTCCGTGATCCTTTCAGGCAATCACGACGCACTGCTCTCCGGGCATCTTTCATCCTCATGGTTTAATCCTCACGCCCTCCGCGGAGTGAAGGACACCGCCCGGACGCTGGACCAGGACGCGAAACGGTGGGTTTCGGGACTCCCGTCTTCAAAAAAGATATTTCCGGGAGTGTACGTCTCCCACGGCTCTCCGCTCGAACCGTTGACCGGCTATCTCTGGGGCGGCATCGAAACGGCCGAGGTTTTCAAATGGATGGAAGCAGAAAAGTTGACTCTCTGTTTTTGCGGGCACACCCATGAGGCCGCCGTTTTTTCCGACTATCTGCCGCCCGGAGTCCTTCATCCGGTTCCCGGACGTGTCGTTAAAGCGGACGGGGAACGGAAAATCGTCAATCCGGGAAGCGTCGGCTTCCCGCGGAGCTTTAACGGCTTGAACGAAGTTCCTGCGCTCGAATCCTGGCCGGCGTATTACGCTCTCTGGGATACCGAGTCGCAGGAAGTGGAATTCCGCGAGGCGGTCTACGACCGCCGCGGAGTAGAAAGCAGAATGCCCTGA